Below is a window of Dietzia timorensis DNA.
CGGCCGCCGACCTGCAAGCAGACAAACTTGCCTATTGTTTTCCCGGCTCGGCCGGTTGTTTGTGAATAACCGAGAAGGTCTTCAAAGAGTCCAACGAGATCTGGTCCCGCTTTGTTCCCGATTGGCCTCAATTCAATACCCTCAACCTTCTTTACGCGAGTAGTAGGCGCTGAGAAGTGACTGAGAGGTGTGTCTCATTTCGGGCACGCTCGCCGTGCGGGAGTCGACGAAGTTACGCCGAGGTTTCCACGAGCACAGTAAACGGTCCATCGTTTACTGATTCGACACACATGTGCGCCCCGAAAACGCCAGTGGAAACGGAAAGTGAACGCTTGCGTAACTCCTCGACGAGGGAGTTGAAAAGGGGCTCGGCTTCGGCGCTCGGAGCCGCCTGCTGCCAGGAGGGCCGGCGCCCCTTTCGGGTGTCCCCGTAGAGCGTGAATTGGCTGACCAGAAGCACGGGGGCGCCGATGTCCGAGGCTGAAACCTCGGCGGGGCCGTCCGCCTCGTCGGCGGCGAGGATGCGGAGCTCGGCGATCTTTCGCGCCATGGTGGCGACGTCCGCTCGATTGTCATCGACGGAAATGCCGACGAGTCCCAGGAGTCCCGGCCCGGGAAGCTCGCCGACAACCTCGCCAGAGACGAGGACGCGAGCGGAGGACACCCGCGTGAGCACTGCTTTCATTTTGCCTCCCCTAAGTTCTACGAGCTGGAACGCCTGTCGTGGGCCGGCCACCTCTCCTCGAGGCACATCCCTTCGGCATTGCGAGGCACGACGATGCCGTGGCGGAAAAGGTCGACGATTATCGACCGGATCTCCGAGCCGGCGGTCTGCTCGTCGAGTCCGCGGGACAGCGCGGCGAGCTGGACGATCTCCGCCAACGGCAGGCCACCCTGCTCGATGCCGCGTAGGACCGAAGCGATCGTCGCATCGACCTCGTGTCGCCAACGGGGACCGGAGGCCCGCTCGACAACGAACCACGAGTCCGACTCGCCCGGCGCAGGGCCGACCCCTGCGCGGCCGGATGCGCTGCCGAGACGCTGCGATTCATATATGACGACGGACGGTGCGATCTCGAAGACGCAGTCGTCCACGTCTGCCTCGTCGCAGTCGCGAAGCCAGTCGGCGCGCGCGAAGTGGGCGAGCGCCTCGGCGCCCAGGCCCGGATCGAACGGGTGGGTGAGTTCCTCGCAGACGACCTCCGAGGGGCCGTCGATGGCCTGCAGATAGATGTAGCCGAAGCCAAGGCCCGCGACGTTTTCGGTGGCGAAGTGGTCGAGCCAGCGCGCAGCGGAGTCCCGGAACTCCGGGGTCCGCGGGTCGGCGCCCTCGTCGGTGAGCCACGTCCACACGTAGTGCTCGGGGCCGGAGATGTCGCGGAGTAACACCCAGGCACTGACCCCCTCGGCGGGAATCCAGTCGGCGAGGCGCGAGCGCCAGTCCTCGCCTTCTTGCAATACCCACGAGCCGAGTAGCGTCGCGACGCCTCCGGGCGCTAGATGTTCGGACGCCTGCTCGGTGACGAGTTTGGTCGCGCCATCGAGGTGGAGGCCGGATTCGCGGTAGGAGTGCCCGATCTCCGGGGTGCCGATGACGAAAGGCGGGTTCGCGACGATGCGGTCGAAGGTTTCGCCTTCTACGGGGGAGAACCACGAGCCGTTGCGCAGGTCGACGTCGAGTTCGTTGATCGCAGCTGTTGCCGCGGCGAAATCGAGGCATCGCGGGGTGATGTCGGTGCCCACGCGGCGCTCGGAGTCCTGGGCGAGAAGCTGGATTCCACACCCGGTGCCGAGGTCGAGTACGGAACGAGTGCGCCCGGGTGGCGTGATGCCGAGGAGCGACAAGCTCGCCTGGCCG
It encodes the following:
- the dtd gene encoding D-aminoacyl-tRNA deacylase yields the protein MKAVLTRVSSARVLVSGEVVGELPGPGLLGLVGISVDDNRADVATMARKIAELRILAADEADGPAEVSASDIGAPVLLVSQFTLYGDTRKGRRPSWQQAAPSAEAEPLFNSLVEELRKRSLSVSTGVFGAHMCVESVNDGPFTVLVETSA
- a CDS encoding DUF7059 domain-containing protein, which produces MTTDTTLLASVAPALRDAFLQHDYTVDGLAAALGDAGVAALGRSDAASTARLASDAGPRGELLRLFVLGEALSREKIADLLPELDIDLAIRSGLLDDVAGTDVLHAGVDLRPVDTGSGAQWVISDRDGSMVRVETRPDHVLGVGQASLSLLGITPPGRTRSVLDLGTGCGIQLLAQDSERRVGTDITPRCLDFAAATAAINELDVDLRNGSWFSPVEGETFDRIVANPPFVIGTPEIGHSYRESGLHLDGATKLVTEQASEHLAPGGVATLLGSWVLQEGEDWRSRLADWIPAEGVSAWVLLRDISGPEHYVWTWLTDEGADPRTPEFRDSAARWLDHFATENVAGLGFGYIYLQAIDGPSEVVCEELTHPFDPGLGAEALAHFARADWLRDCDEADVDDCVFEIAPSVVIYESQRLGSASGRAGVGPAPGESDSWFVVERASGPRWRHEVDATIASVLRGIEQGGLPLAEIVQLAALSRGLDEQTAGSEIRSIIVDLFRHGIVVPRNAEGMCLEERWPAHDRRSSS